One part of the Drosophila teissieri strain GT53w chromosome 3R, Prin_Dtei_1.1, whole genome shotgun sequence genome encodes these proteins:
- the LOC122620678 gene encoding probable ATP-dependent RNA helicase DDX55 homolog, giving the protein MSRKKWSSLDKPPLSDAVLQVVQSFGFQQMTPVQTAAIPLLLARKDVSAEAVTGSGKTLAFLVPMLEILQRRHKETPWGPKEIGSLIISPTRELARQISEVLAQFLDHEDLEHLNQQLIVGGNSIEEDIATLRKETPCILVCTPGRLEDLFQRKGDDLNLAARVKSLEFLVLDEADRLLDLGFKTSVNNILGYLPRQRRTGLFSATQTTEVTDLIRAGLRNPVLVSVKEKASVNTPARLQNFYRIVEPELKFVALLEFLSSPVTDIGKVMVFFPTCACVEYWAEALPPLLPKRTVLGIHGKMKNKRANVVEKFRNTAQAVLLCTDVLARGLDVPEIEWVVQWDPPSTASSFVHRVGRTARQGNEGNALVFLLPSEDAYVHFLKINQKVELTELLSEEEQDADREKKELPAVLDQLHRLQAADKGVYDKGMRAFVSHVRAYTKHECSAILRLKDLDLGKMATAYGLLQLPRMPELKNYQGGGYVAPTFEVDLTKLTYKNAQKEQVRQQKMETYEQTGSWPGQKQHKKRVESWDQTKKAKLDAKSKKELRKAKKQRKKAAEAEAGGPGKGKKRQQFSQEDLDELASDIRLFKRLKKNKISEEEFDKAMGIEGDND; this is encoded by the coding sequence ATGTCTCGAAAGAAGTGGTCTTCGCTGGACAAACCGCCGCTCTCAGATGCAGTGCTTCAAGTGGTGCAGAGCTTCGGCTTCCAGCAGATGACGCCCGTCCAGACGGCGGCCATTCCACTGCTCCTGGCCCGGAAGGATGTGTCCGCGGAGGCAGTTACAGGTAGTGGTAAAACACTGGCTTTCCTTGTGCCCATGCTAGAAATCCTGCAAAGACGCCACAAGGAGACCCCATGGGGCCCCAAGGAAATAGGTTCCCTCATCATTTCACCAACTCGGGAACTGGCGCGCCAAATCTCCGAAGTTCTAGCCCAGTTTCTGGACCACGAAGACCTCGAGCACCTGAATCAACAGTTGATTGTAGGTGGCAACAGCATAGAAGAGGACATAGCCACGTTGCGTAAGGAAACGCCCTGTATATTGGTGTGCACCCCCGGTCGACTGGAGGATCTATTTCAGCGCAAAGGAGATGATCTTAATCTGGCGGCTCGGGTGAAGAGTTTGGAGTTTCTGGTCCTTGACGAAGCTGACCGCCTGCTCGACTTGGGCTTCAAAACAAGTGTGAATAACATATTGGGCTATCTGCCCCGCCAACGTCGAACTGGGCTCTTCTCCGCAACACAGACTACCGAGGTTACGGACTTAATCCGTGCGGGTTTGAGAAATCCGGTACTCGTTTCAGTTAAAGAGAAGGCCTCCGTAAACACGCCAGCCCGCCTGCAGAATTTCTACAGGATTGTGGAGCCAGAACTCAAGTTTGTGGCCCTGCTGGAGTTCCTTAGTTCACCCGTCACCGATATTGGAAAGGTGATGGTGTTTTTCCCCACATGCGCCTGTGTGGAGTATTGGGCTGAGGCCCTGCCGCCTCTTCTGCCCAAACGCACTGTGCTAGGAATCCACGGAAAGATGAAAAACAAGAGGGCCAATGTGGTGGAGAAGTTTCGCAACACTGCACAGGCCGTACTCCTCTGCACGGATGTCCTCGCACGTGGCTTGGATGTACCTGAGATCGAGTGGGTAGTGCAATGGGATCCACCTTCAACTGCCTCCAGCTTTGTACACCGTGTGGGACGCACTGCTCGGCAGGGAAACGAGGGCAATGCCCTGGTGTTTCTCCTGCCCAGCGAGGATGCTTATGTGCACTTCCTGAAGATCAACCAGAAGGTGGAGTTAACTGAACTGCTTAGCGAGGAGGAGCAAGATGCAGATCGAGAAAAAAAGGAACTACCCGCCGTCTTAGATCAACTCCATCGGCTGCAGGCAGCCGACAAGGGCGTCTATGATAAAGGCATGCGCGCTTTTGTTTCCCATGTAAGAGCATATACCAAACACGAATGCAGCGCTATTCTCCGACTAAAAGATCTGGATCTGGGCAAGATGGCCACTGCTTACGGTCTCCTGCAACTGCCGCGCATGCCGGAGCTGAAGAACTACCAGGGAGGCGGCTATGTGGCGCCAACTTTTGAAGTGGACCTAACCAAGCTTACGTACAAGAACGCCCAGAAAGAGCAAGTTCGACAGCAGAAAATGGAAACTTACGAGCAAACGGGAAGCTGGCCGGGCCAAAAGCAGCACAAAAAGCGTGTAGAGTCCTGGGATCAGACTAAGAAGGCAAAACTGGATGCCAAGTCCAAAAAGGAGCTGCGCAAGGCGAAGAAACAGCGAAAGAAAGCGGCAGAGGCCGAGGCGGGTGGGCCTGGAAAAGGGAAGAAGAGGCAGCAGTTTAGCCAGGAGGATCTCGATGAGCTAGCCAGCGATATTCGGCTCTTCAAGCGGCTCAAAAAGAACAAGATCAGCGAGGAAGAATTCGACAAGGCCATGGGCATCGAAGGGGACAATGATTAA